In Rhodothermus marinus DSM 4252, a single genomic region encodes these proteins:
- a CDS encoding TAT-variant-translocated molybdopterin oxidoreductase, with product MIELPVVNPDGAETPGSGKRLWRSTADLRRDPEWVKLAHDEFMPGVAEPPSGTSRRQFLQIMGASMALAGLTACRRPVEKILPYVRQPEEIIPGIPLYYATAMPFRGSVRPLLVESHEGRPTKIEGNPDHPLSRGATGVFEQASLLNLYDPDRSQQVLRKGEPASWGDFVQFARSLAAEAGTKRLAVLCEPSSSPTLAALRRELERRYAQVRWVTYRPEGDDHEALGLQQAFGRPVRARYRFSEARVIVSLDADFLGPTDRNFVENTREFAASRRMERPEDEISRLYVIESTYTVTGGMADHRLRLRAGDIPAFAAALAAELGVGELREAGARFAGHPYVVEIARDLRAAGARGVVLAGETQPPAVHALCAVINDLLGSLGRTVILHALDEPATAQHAALAELVQAMQAGAVDALLLLNVNPVYDAPAALGFAEALAQVPEVIHLGLHVDETARRSTWHLPSTHYLEAWGDGRAYDGTLSVIQPLIAPLYEAAHSPLEVLALLATGEEQSAYDLVRNTWRRLLAGRGAFEQAWQRVLHDGFLPDSGYPTVSLRPNRQALADWPQAAEGGLEVVFRLDPTVLDGSFANNAWAQELPDPITKIVWDNVAILSPKTAAALGVKAEYHKGVYIADVIELSLDGRAVELPVWVLPGHPDDSITVYLGYGREITSTRPERKTPFFDLDDYTDIYGHGAIATGVGVNVAPLRRPDNTWVAYGAQVRKTGRTYKIVTTQDHGSMVGRPLVRLATVEEFRKNPDFAKEAEPPLEGLEPWDQYPTLWEENHPSKQPAFQDSDYYRNQWAMVIDLNACTGCNACIVACDSENNIPMVGKNEVGRGREMHWLRIDRYFVSDEAHADDPQIVVQPVPCMHCENAPCESVCPVAATVHSPDGLNEMVYNRCIGTRYCSNNCPYKVRRFNWFNWVKTLPIQVQMAQNPDVTVRFRGVMEKCTYCVQRIREAQRQANIEKRPLRDGEVKTACQQACPAEAITFGDLNDPNNAVVKQRQNARRYEMLAALNVKPRTSYLARITNPNPRLLEQEPVA from the coding sequence ATTCCGGGCATTCCGCTCTACTACGCCACGGCCATGCCCTTCCGGGGCAGCGTGCGGCCGCTGCTGGTCGAAAGCCACGAGGGGCGCCCGACCAAGATCGAGGGCAACCCGGATCATCCGCTCAGCCGGGGTGCGACGGGCGTCTTCGAGCAGGCTTCGCTGCTGAATCTGTACGATCCGGACCGCTCGCAGCAGGTGCTCCGCAAGGGTGAGCCGGCTTCGTGGGGCGACTTCGTGCAGTTTGCCCGGTCGCTGGCCGCCGAGGCGGGCACAAAGCGGCTGGCCGTGCTCTGCGAGCCGAGCAGTTCGCCCACGCTGGCCGCGCTGCGCCGGGAGCTGGAGCGGCGCTACGCACAGGTGCGCTGGGTCACCTACCGTCCGGAGGGCGACGACCACGAGGCGCTGGGATTGCAGCAGGCCTTCGGCCGTCCGGTGCGGGCCCGCTACCGCTTTTCGGAGGCCCGTGTGATCGTCAGCCTGGACGCCGACTTTCTGGGACCGACCGACCGCAACTTTGTCGAGAACACGCGTGAGTTTGCCGCCAGCCGGCGCATGGAGCGGCCTGAAGATGAGATCAGCCGCCTGTACGTGATCGAAAGCACCTACACGGTCACGGGCGGCATGGCCGACCACCGGCTGCGGCTGCGCGCCGGCGACATTCCGGCGTTCGCCGCGGCGCTGGCGGCCGAGCTGGGCGTCGGCGAACTCCGCGAAGCGGGCGCCCGTTTTGCCGGGCATCCGTACGTGGTGGAGATTGCCCGCGACCTGCGGGCGGCCGGTGCGCGCGGCGTGGTGCTGGCGGGCGAAACGCAGCCGCCGGCCGTGCACGCGCTCTGCGCCGTCATCAACGACCTGCTGGGAAGCCTGGGCCGCACGGTGATCCTGCATGCGCTGGACGAGCCGGCCACCGCTCAGCATGCGGCACTGGCCGAGCTGGTGCAGGCCATGCAGGCCGGTGCGGTGGACGCGCTGCTGCTGCTGAACGTCAACCCGGTCTACGACGCTCCGGCGGCGCTGGGCTTTGCCGAGGCACTGGCGCAGGTGCCCGAGGTGATCCACCTGGGACTGCATGTGGACGAGACGGCCCGCCGGAGCACCTGGCACCTGCCCTCCACGCACTACCTGGAAGCCTGGGGCGACGGACGCGCCTACGACGGCACGCTCTCGGTCATCCAGCCGCTGATCGCCCCGCTCTACGAGGCCGCCCACTCGCCGCTGGAGGTGCTGGCCCTGCTGGCCACCGGCGAAGAGCAGAGCGCCTACGACCTGGTGCGTAACACCTGGCGGCGGCTGCTGGCAGGCCGGGGGGCCTTCGAGCAGGCCTGGCAGCGCGTGCTGCACGACGGCTTCCTGCCGGACTCGGGCTATCCGACCGTTTCGCTGCGCCCGAACCGTCAGGCCCTGGCCGACTGGCCGCAGGCAGCGGAAGGCGGTCTGGAGGTGGTCTTCCGGCTGGATCCGACCGTACTGGACGGCAGCTTCGCCAACAACGCCTGGGCGCAGGAGCTTCCCGATCCGATCACGAAGATCGTCTGGGATAACGTCGCGATCCTGAGCCCGAAGACGGCCGCGGCGCTGGGCGTCAAAGCCGAATACCACAAGGGCGTCTACATCGCGGACGTGATCGAGCTGTCGCTGGACGGCCGCGCGGTGGAGCTGCCCGTCTGGGTGTTGCCCGGCCATCCGGACGACTCGATCACCGTCTATCTGGGCTACGGTCGCGAGATCACCTCGACGCGGCCCGAGCGGAAGACGCCCTTCTTCGACCTGGACGACTACACGGACATCTACGGCCACGGCGCCATTGCCACCGGCGTGGGCGTGAACGTGGCCCCGCTGCGGCGGCCCGACAACACCTGGGTGGCCTATGGGGCGCAGGTGCGCAAGACGGGACGCACCTACAAGATCGTGACCACGCAGGACCACGGCTCCATGGTGGGGCGGCCGCTGGTGCGCCTGGCCACGGTGGAGGAATTCCGGAAAAACCCGGACTTCGCAAAAGAGGCCGAGCCCCCGCTCGAAGGTCTGGAGCCGTGGGACCAGTATCCCACGCTCTGGGAGGAAAATCACCCGAGCAAACAGCCCGCCTTCCAGGACAGCGATTACTACCGCAACCAGTGGGCGATGGTCATCGACCTGAACGCCTGCACGGGCTGCAATGCGTGCATCGTGGCCTGCGATAGCGAGAATAATATTCCGATGGTGGGCAAAAACGAGGTGGGCCGCGGGCGCGAGATGCACTGGCTGCGCATCGACCGCTACTTCGTGAGCGACGAGGCGCATGCCGACGATCCGCAGATCGTGGTGCAGCCGGTGCCCTGCATGCACTGCGAGAACGCGCCCTGCGAGTCGGTCTGCCCGGTGGCCGCCACGGTGCACTCGCCGGACGGGCTCAACGAAATGGTCTACAACCGCTGCATCGGTACGCGCTACTGCTCGAACAACTGCCCCTACAAGGTGCGGCGGTTCAACTGGTTCAACTGGGTCAAGACGCTGCCCATTCAGGTGCAGATGGCCCAGAACCCGGACGTGACCGTGCGCTTCCGCGGGGTGATGGAAAAATGCACCTACTGCGTGCAGCGCATCCGCGAGGCGCAGCGGCAGGCCAATATCGAAAAGCGGCCGCTCAGGGACGGCGAGGTCAAGACGGCCTGCCAGCAGGCCTGCCCGGCCGAAGCGATCACGTTCGGTGACCTGAACGACCCGAACAATGCCGTGGTGAAGCAGCGGCAGAACGCGCGGCGGTACGAGATGCTGGCGGCGCTCAACGTCAAGCCGCGCACCTCGTACCTGGCCCGCATTACGAATCCGAATCCCCGGCTGCTGGAGCAGGAACCGGTGGCCTGA